One Eubalaena glacialis isolate mEubGla1 chromosome 11, mEubGla1.1.hap2.+ XY, whole genome shotgun sequence DNA segment encodes these proteins:
- the LOC133101016 gene encoding mitochondrial ribosome and complex I assembly factor AltMIEF1 translates to MAPWSREAVLSLYRALLRQGRELRYTDRDFYLASIRREFRKNQKLEDPAARERQLEKGLAFLHSKLGGII, encoded by the coding sequence ATGGCCCCATGGAGCCGAGAGGCGGTGCTGAGTCTCTACCGGGCTCTGCTGCGCCAAGGCCGAGAGCTTCGCTACACTGATCGAGACTTCTATCTTGCCTCCATCCGCCGTGAGTTCCGGAAAAATCAGAAGCTAGAGGATCCTGCGGCCCGGGAGAGGCAGCTGGAAAAGGGCCTGGCATTCCTCCACAGCAAACTGGGAGGGATTATTTAG